In one window of Brassica rapa cultivar Chiifu-401-42 chromosome A07, CAAS_Brap_v3.01, whole genome shotgun sequence DNA:
- the LOC103830285 gene encoding homeobox-leucine zipper protein HDG1 translates to MNFNGYLGDGSSRDRISDVPYSDNFSFSAAATMPHSRPFSSNGLSLGLQTNGVNGEAFETNVTRNKSRGGEDVESRSESDNAEAVSGDDLETGDKPPRKKKKRYHRHTAKQIQDLESVFKECAHPDEKQRLDLSRRLNLDPRQVKFWFQNRRTQMKTQIERHENALLRQENDKLRAENMSVREAMRNPMCSNCGGPAVLGEVSMEEQHLRIENSRLKDELDRVCALTGKFLGRSPSGSHHVPDSSLVLGVGVGSGGGFTLSSPSLPQASPRFEISNGTGLATVNIQAPVSDFDQRSRYLDLALAAMEELVKMAQRHEPLWVRSSDTGFVMLNKEEYDTSFSRVVGLKQDGFVSEASKETGNVIINSLALVETLMDSERWAEMFPSMISRTSTTEIISSGMGGTRNGALHLMHAELQLLSPLVPVRQVSFLRFCKQHAEGVWAVVDVSIDSIREGSSSSCRRLPSGCLVQDMANGYSKVTWIEHTEYDENRIHRLYRPLLSCGLAFGAQRWMAALQRQCECLTILMSSTVSPSRSPTPISCNGRKSMLKLAKRMTDNFCGGVCASSLQKWSKLNVGNVDEDVRIMTRKSVDDPGEPPGIVLNAATSVWMPVSPKRLFDFLGNERLRSEWDILSNGGPMQEMAHIAKGHDHSNSVSLLRATAINANQSSMLILQETSIDAAGAVVVYAPVDIPAMQAVMNGGDSAYVALLPSGFAILPSAPQLSEERNGNGSGGCMEEGGSLLTVAFQILVNSLPTAKLTVESVETVNNLISCTVQKIKAALHCDSN, encoded by the exons ATGAATTTTAATGGTTATCTCGGCGACGGTTCTTCCAGAGATAGAATCTCCGATGTTCCGTACAGTGACAATTTCTCTTTCTCCGCCGCAGCCACCATGCCTCACTCTCGTCCATTCTCCTCTAACGGCCTCTCTCTTGGACTC CAAACGAATGGAGTAAACGGAGAGGCTTTCGAGACGAATGTAACTCGTAATAAGAGTAGAGGAGGAGAAGATGTAGAAAGCAGATCTGAGAGTGATAACGCTGAAGCTGTCTCCGGCGACGATCTCGAAACCGGAGATAAACctccgaggaagaagaagaaacgttaCCATCGTCACACAGCTAAACAAATACAAGACCTCGAATC GGTGTTCAAGGAGTGTGCACATCCCGACGAGAAACAGCGTCTTGATCTCAGCCGTAGACTTAACTTAGATCCACGACAGGTCAAGTTCTGGTTCCAGAACCGCCGTACTCAGATGAAG ACTCAAATCGAGCGTCATGAGAATGCTTTGTTAAGACAAGAGAACGATAAGCTTCGAGCTGAGAACATGTCCGTACGCGAAGCTATGAGGAACCCTATGTGCAGTAACTGCGGCGGACCAGCTGTTCTCGGCGAGGTCTCCATGGAGGAGCAACACCTACGCATCGAAAACTCGCGTCTCAAAGACGAGTTAGACCGGGTCTGCGCCTTAACCGGTAAATTCCTTGGCCGGTCTCCCTCCGGTTCACATCATGTACCGGACTCATCACTCGTCCTCGGTGTTGGAGTTGGATCCGGTGGTGGTTTCACTCTCTCATCTCCCTCGTTGCCTCAAGCTTCTCCGAGATTTGAGATTTCCAATGGTACCGGTTTAGCTACGGTTAACATTCAAGCACCGGTTAGTGATTTTGATCAGAGGTCGAGGTATCTGGACTTGGCTCTTGCGGCTATGGAGGAGCTTGTGAAGATGGCTCAGAGACACGAGCCGCTTTGGGTTCGGAGCTCGGATACTGGGTTTGTAATGCTGAACAAGGAAGAGTACGACACAAGTTTCAGTCGTGTTGTTGGACTGAAGCAAGATGGGTTTGTGTCGGAAGCTTCTAAAGAAACTGGAAACGTTATCATCAATAGCTTAGCACTCGTTGAAACCTTAATGGACTCG GAACGATGGGCGGAGATGTTTCCATCTATGATCTCAAGAACTTCGACCACAGAGATTATCTCTAGTGGCATGGGAGGGACACGAAACGGTGCACTTCATCTG ATGCACGCAGAGCTTCAACTATTGTCTCCACTCGTGCCTGTACGACAAGTCTCGTTCTTGCGGTTCTGTAAGCAGCACGCGGAAGGTGTTTGGGCAGTGGTAGATGTCTCAATTGATTCCATAAGAGAAGGTTCTTCTTCAAGCTGTAGAAGGTTACCGTCTGGTTGCCTCGTACAAGACATGGCCAATGGCTACTCCAAG GTAACGTGGATCGAGCACACAGAGTACGACGAGAATCGCATCCACCGCTTATACCGCCCGTTACTCAGCTGCGGTCTAGCGTTTGGTGCACAGCGTTGGATGGCTGCGTTACAACGTCAATGTGAATGCCTCACTATTCTCATGTCCTCCACTGTTTCACCTTCACGTAGCCCAACAC CCATTAGCTGTAATGGGAGGAAGAGCATGTTGAAGCTAGCAAAGAGGATGACAGATAATTTCTGCGGGGGCGTTTGTGCATCGTCGTTGCAGAAATGGAGCAAACTTAACGTCGGAAACGTCGACGAAGACGTTAGGATTATGACTAGGAAAAGTGTGGACGATCCTGGTGAACCGCCTGGAATCGTTTTAAACGCTGCGACTTCCGTTTGGATGCCCGTTTCTCCGAAGCGGTTGTTTGATTTCTTAGGGAATGAACGGTTGAGATCTGAATGGGATATCTTATCCAACGGTGGGCCCATGCAAGAGATGGCCCATATCGCTAAAGGCCATGACCATTCAAACTCTGTCTCCTTACTCCGCGCCACG GCCATTAATGCGAATCAGAGTAGTATGCTGATACTACAGGAGACAAGCATAGACGCTGCAGGAGCCGTTGTGGTGTACGCGCCTGTTGATATACCAGCGATGCAAGCTGTGATGAACGGTGGAGATTCTGCTTACGTGGCACTACTTCCCTCAGGATTCGCCATTCTCCCTAGCGCTCCGCAACTGTCAGAGGAACGTAACGGTAACGGTAGCGGTGGGTGCATGGAGGAAGGAGGGTCGTTGCTGACGGTGGCGTTTCAGATACTGGTGAATAGTTTGCCTACGGCTAAGCTGACGGTGGAATCAGTAGAGACTGTTAATAATCTGATATCGTGTACCGTTCAGAAGATTAAAGCTGCTCTTCATTGTGATAGCAACTGA
- the LOC103830286 gene encoding shaggy-related protein kinase beta, whose translation MNKKSILCFSLAEEVEKKEREVGTSSLSFFLFSVNHHHHHLRVFSLSPFWFFLWGKTLIKTMNVMRRLTSIASGRGFVSSDNVGETETPRSKPNHIREEIEETTREDSVSKTEDSDSLPKEMGIGDDDKDKDGGIIKGNGTESGRIITTTKKGLNDQRDKTISYRAEHVIGTGSFGVVFQAKCLETEEKVAIKKVLQDKRYKNRELQIMRMLDHPNVVDLKHSFFSTTEKDELYLNLVLEYVPETIYRASRSYTKMNQHMPLIYIQLYTYQICRAMNYLHRVVGVCHRDIKPQNLLVNNVTHEVKVCDFGSAKMLIPGEPNISYICSRYYRAPELIFGVTEYTTAIDMWSVGCVMAELFLGHPLFPGETSVDQLVEIIKILGTPAREEIRNMNPRYNDFKFPQIKAQPWHKIFRRQVSPEAMDLASRLLQYSPNLRCSALEACAHPFFDDLRDPRASLPNGRALPPLFDFTAQELAGASVELRHRLIPEHARK comes from the exons ATGAATAAAAAATCCATACTTTGTTTTTCTTTGGCAGAGGAGGTagagaagaaggagagagaaGTTGGCACctcgtctctctctttctttctcttctccgtgaatcatcatcatcatcatcttcgtgTTTTCTCGTTAAGCCCATTTTGGTTTTTTCTCTGGGGAAAAACTCTGATCAAAACGATGAATGTGATGCGTAGATTGACGAGTATCGCTTCTGGACGTGGCTTCGTCTCTTCTGATAAC GTTGGAGAGACCGAGACGCCGAGATCGAAGCCTAACCATATTCGTGAAGAGATAGAAGAGACTACACGAGAAGACTCTGTTTCTAAAACAGAGGATTCTGATTCATTACCAAAAGAGATGGGAATCGGTGATGACGACAAGGATAAGGACGGTGGGATCATCAAGGGGAATGGGACAGAGTCTGGTCGGATTATTACCACCACAAAGAAGGGTCTGAACGATCAAAGAGACAAG ACAATCTCGTACAGAGCTGAACATGTGATTGGCACTGGCTCATTCGGTGTTGTCTTTCag GCTAAGTGCTTAGAGACAGAAGAAAAAGTAGCAATCAAGAAAGTGTTGCAAGACAAGAGATACAAGAACAGAGAGCTTCAGATCATGAGAATGCTTGACCATCCTAATGTTGTTGACCTCAAGCATTCTTTCTTCTCCACCACTGAGAAAGATGAGCTTTATCTTAACCTTGTTCTTGAGTATGTACCTGAGACTATATACCGTGCTTCAAGATCTTACACCAAGATGAATCAACACATGCCCTTGATCTATATTCAGCTCTATACATATCAG ATTTGCCGCGCAATGAACTATCTACATAGAGTTGTTGGAGTGTGTCACCGTGACATTAAACCGCAGAATCTATTG GTCAATAATGTTACACATGAGGTGAAGGTATGCGATTTTGGGAGCGCCAAGATGCTG ATTCCGGGAGAACCCAATATATCTTACATATGTTCAAGGTATTACAGAGCTCCTGAGCTCATATTCGGAGTAACTGAGTACACAACCGCCATCGATATGTGGTCTGTAGGCTGTGTCATGGCTGAACTTTTTCTTGGACAT CCACTGTTCCCTGGAGAGACTAGTGTTGATCAATTGGTTGAGATCATTAAG ATTCTTGGGACACCAGCAAGAGAAGAGATCAGAAACATGAATCCTCGTTACAATGATTTTAAGTTCCCTCAGATCAAAGCTCAGCCATGGCACAAg ATTTTCCGGAGACAGGTATCTCCAGAAGCAATGGATCTTGCCTCTAGACTCCTCCAGTACTCACCAAACCTGAGATGCTCAGCG CTTGAAGCATGTGCGCACCCCTTCTTCGATGATCTGAGAGACCCGAGAGCATCCTTGCCTAATGGAAGAGCACTTCCTCCACTGTTCGATTTCACCGCTCAAG AACTGGCTGGTGCATCTGTTGAATTGCGTCATCGCTTAATCCCTGAACATGCAAGGAAATAA